A stretch of Chionomys nivalis chromosome 2, mChiNiv1.1, whole genome shotgun sequence DNA encodes these proteins:
- the LOC130870326 gene encoding vomeronasal type-1 receptor 4-like, whose amino-acid sequence MFPSNTILGGFLVSQLCVGVIGNSLLFMLYVYSFLVRSRFSRPIDPIFMHLVVVNMLTVIFAMISYIMSSFGVRHFLDDAGCKAVIYVFRVTRGLSICTTSILSTFQAITIIPSNSKWAWLKPKLSTWTCCSFLFSWLINLLIYVHVIETVVAKINYTDVGDGYYHAYCKRILPHYIAQEFFISGILLGDILFMTIMMLTSFYMVTLLYKHRKGAQYLRSQSLSSQQSPELRATHSILLLVSCFVIFYWLNNFITLYGFYSHERIPTLGVIIVIVSSFYPTLCPFLLMSNNKTISQFISSLSVLRITCFQRAFGG is encoded by the coding sequence ATGTTTCCAAGCAACACCATCTTGGGGGGGTTCCTCGTATCCCAGCTCTGTGTGGGTGTCATAGGGAACTCACTGCTCTTCATGCTGTATGTGTACAGCTTCTTAGTCAGATCCCGCTTTAGCAGACCTATCGATCCCATTTTCATGCACCTGGTGGTCGTCAACATGTTGACAGTCATATTTGCTATGATATCATATATCATGTCATCCTTTGGAGTCAGACACTTTCTGGATGATGCCGGCTGTAAGGCAGTTATATATGTGTTCAGAGTCACCCGGGGTTTGTCCATCTGCACTACCTCCATTCTAAGCACGTTCCAAGCCATCACCATCATTCCCAGTAACTCTAAGTGGGCATGGCTTAAGCCTAAACTCTCTACATGGACTTGTTGCTCCTTCCTGTTTTCCTGGCTCATCAACTTGCTCATATATGTGCACGTCATTGAGACTGTGGTAGCTAAAATCAATTACACTGATGTTGGTGATGGATATTATCATGCTTACTGTAAAAGAATACTACCACACTACATTGCTCAAGAATTTTTCATAAGTGGTATCTTATTAGGAGACATTCTCTTTATGACCATCATGATGTTGACCAGTTTCTACATGGTGACTCTCCTTTACAAACATCGCAAGGGAGCCCAGTATCTCCGTAGCCAAAGTCTCTCCAGCCAGCAATCTCCTGAGCTCAGAGCCACTCACAGCATCTTGCTGCTGGTGAGCTGTTTTGTGATCTTTTACTGGTTGAACAATTTCATCACCCTTTATGGGTTTTATTCACATGAAAGAATACCAACATTGGGGGTGATTATTGTAATTGTGTCGTCATTCTACCCCACTCTCTGCCCATTTTTACTGATGAGCAATAATAAAACAATTTCccagtttatttcttctttatcagTACTGAGAATTACCTGTTTTCAAAGAGCATTTGGTGGATGA